From the genome of Acidimicrobiales bacterium, one region includes:
- a CDS encoding MFS transporter, with the protein MQHSADDTSRPPPGRREVLANRNVRRFLAGYAATNTGTAMTPVAIAFAVLDRGGDAGDVGIVLMAEAIPLAALLLVGGVLADRLPRQAVLVSADLVRAAGQFTLAGLLVFGDPSIPTMMALAAILGAGQAFGAPAFNGVVPEIAPPEHIQPANAMVSVAGAIGEALGPAIGGLLVASVGAGWAVAFDGATYAFSAWCLAGLSMRHVAREHAPGFVKELREGWDAFRSRTWLWVVVLQFSVLHLLVMPAFLVVGAVVADDELGGSRAWGVAMGGFGVGMVLGGLAMIRLRPQRLLLTGVSALTGFALPIVALALVAPLPVVVVAALVAGLTIPVFETAWLTSLQQHVEPEALSRVSAYDWFGSVATLPVGYAIIGPLSETLGDSGALWLAAGVWVTASAVVVAVPSVRHLRATTSRDTSEAPAGEQPEPPLLPRVVA; encoded by the coding sequence ATGCAGCACTCGGCGGACGACACCTCGCGCCCGCCCCCGGGTCGACGGGAGGTGCTCGCCAACCGCAACGTGCGGCGCTTCCTGGCCGGCTACGCGGCCACCAACACCGGCACCGCGATGACGCCCGTGGCCATCGCCTTCGCCGTGCTCGACCGGGGCGGCGACGCCGGCGACGTCGGCATCGTGCTGATGGCCGAGGCGATACCGCTGGCGGCGCTGCTGCTGGTGGGCGGGGTGCTCGCCGACCGGCTGCCCCGGCAGGCCGTGCTGGTGAGCGCCGACCTGGTCCGGGCCGCCGGCCAGTTCACCCTCGCCGGCCTGCTGGTGTTCGGCGACCCGTCGATCCCCACGATGATGGCGCTGGCCGCCATCCTGGGCGCGGGCCAGGCGTTCGGGGCACCGGCCTTCAACGGCGTGGTGCCGGAGATCGCCCCGCCCGAGCACATCCAGCCCGCGAACGCCATGGTGTCGGTGGCCGGGGCGATCGGCGAGGCCCTCGGCCCGGCGATCGGCGGCCTGCTGGTCGCCTCGGTCGGTGCCGGCTGGGCGGTGGCGTTCGACGGCGCCACCTACGCCTTCAGCGCCTGGTGCCTCGCCGGCCTGTCGATGCGCCACGTGGCCCGGGAGCACGCGCCCGGCTTCGTGAAGGAGCTGCGCGAGGGCTGGGACGCCTTCCGCTCCCGCACCTGGCTGTGGGTGGTCGTGCTGCAGTTCTCCGTGCTGCACCTGCTGGTGATGCCGGCGTTCCTGGTGGTCGGCGCCGTGGTGGCCGACGACGAGCTCGGCGGCTCTCGGGCCTGGGGCGTCGCCATGGGCGGCTTCGGCGTCGGCATGGTGCTCGGCGGCCTGGCCATGATCCGGCTCCGACCCCAACGCCTGCTGCTGACCGGTGTCTCCGCGCTCACGGGGTTCGCCCTGCCGATCGTGGCGCTGGCGCTGGTCGCCCCGCTGCCGGTGGTCGTGGTGGCGGCGCTGGTCGCCGGCCTGACGATCCCGGTGTTCGAGACGGCGTGGCTCACCTCGCTCCAGCAGCACGTGGAGCCCGAGGCGCTGTCGCGGGTGAGCGCCTACGACTGGTTCGGGTCGGTGGCCACGCTGCCGGTCGGCTACGCCATCATCGGCCCACTGAGCGAGACCCTCGGCGACAGCGGCGCCCTGTGGCTCGCGGCGGGCGTGTGGGTGACGGCGAGCGCTGTGGTCGTGGCCGTGCCGTCGGTCCGGCACCTCCGGGCCACGACCTCCCGGGACACGTCGGAGGCCCCGGCTGGGGAGCAGCCGGAGCCTCCGTTGCTCCCTCGGGTGGTGGCCTAG
- a CDS encoding acetyl-CoA acetyltransferase produces MSERTLRGAAALVGVADDVSPTGELDRRGRALEAAMVFEALDDAGLTLADVDGLCCTGNVTGLAEYLGIHPRFLDGTMVGGSSFQLHVEHAAAAIAAGVCDVVVSVYAATPRSDRKRGGGDGGGGAGGPAGRGRRGGMPGPNPGAEWELPYGLRLPMGAYALVASRHMAVFGTTSEQLAQIAVDTRRWASLNPRARYRDPLTVDDVLASPLQASPLHLLDCCLVTDGAGAFVMTSAERARDLPRPPAYVLGAASCSDHSMISQMPDLTTTAGSVSGPAAFAMAGVKPEDVDLLMGYDSFTITALLHLEDLGFCPKGEGGPFVEDGKLGPGGALPMNTNGGGLSYTHPGMYGMFLLVEAVRQLRGEAGARQVADLRVAVAHGSGGVLSTMGTVVLGTEVVL; encoded by the coding sequence ATGTCCGAGCGAACGCTGCGTGGCGCGGCCGCGCTCGTCGGGGTGGCCGACGACGTGTCGCCCACGGGGGAGCTCGACCGCCGCGGTCGGGCGCTCGAGGCGGCGATGGTGTTCGAGGCGCTCGACGACGCGGGCCTGACCCTCGCCGACGTCGACGGCCTGTGCTGCACCGGCAACGTGACCGGCCTCGCCGAGTACCTGGGCATCCACCCCCGGTTCCTCGACGGCACGATGGTCGGCGGCTCCAGCTTCCAGCTGCACGTCGAGCACGCCGCCGCGGCCATCGCCGCCGGGGTGTGCGACGTGGTGGTGAGCGTCTACGCGGCGACGCCCCGCAGCGACCGGAAGCGGGGCGGCGGCGACGGTGGCGGCGGTGCGGGCGGGCCCGCAGGGCGCGGGCGGCGGGGCGGGATGCCCGGCCCCAACCCGGGGGCCGAGTGGGAGCTGCCCTACGGCCTGCGCCTCCCCATGGGCGCGTACGCCCTGGTGGCGAGCCGGCACATGGCGGTGTTCGGCACGACGTCGGAGCAGCTCGCGCAGATCGCCGTCGACACCCGGCGCTGGGCGTCGCTCAACCCGCGGGCCCGCTACCGCGACCCGCTCACCGTCGACGACGTGCTGGCGTCGCCGCTCCAGGCGTCCCCGCTGCACCTCCTCGACTGCTGCCTGGTGACCGACGGCGCCGGGGCCTTCGTGATGACCAGCGCCGAGCGGGCCCGCGACCTGCCCCGGCCACCGGCGTACGTGCTGGGCGCGGCGTCGTGCAGCGACCACTCGATGATCAGCCAGATGCCGGATCTCACGACGACGGCCGGATCGGTCTCCGGTCCCGCGGCGTTTGCGATGGCAGGCGTGAAACCGGAGGACGTCGATCTCCTGATGGGGTACGACTCCTTCACCATCACCGCCCTGCTGCACCTGGAGGACCTGGGCTTCTGTCCCAAGGGCGAGGGAGGACCGTTCGTGGAAGACGGCAAGCTCGGGCCGGGTGGTGCGCTGCCCATGAACACCAACGGGGGCGGCCTGTCCTACACGCACCCCGGCATGTACGGGATGTTCCTGCTGGTGGAGGCCGTGCGCCAGCTGCGCGGCGAGGCGGGCGCCCGCCAGGTCGCCGACCTCCGGGTGGCGGTGGCCCACGGGTCGGGAGGTGTGCTGTCCACGATGGGCACGGTCGTCCTCGGCACGGAGGTCGTGCTGTGA
- a CDS encoding thioesterase family protein — protein MTVPEGELDGELDRAIAGRRRGDRQGSGDVWDVEVDPGWTIAGIPNGGYLLAMLGRAAVGSAAAVEGPDHPHVLTATAQYTSPTPIGPAEVHTEVLRQGRRMSQVRARLVTGDLVHVDVSFTLGRLDPDATPWWTDAVAPDATAPEDCPRTSSSGPDRPPLALLDHVDQRIDPQHGFAFDRPSGHGQFWAWVSLADGRPHDPMSLLLAVDAVPPATIGLGTTGWVPTLSLTAYVRAVPAPGPVLVHQRARLVEDQLVDEVCDVWDSRGRLVAQATQLAAVRVDGPAVKPSENR, from the coding sequence GTGACCGTCCCCGAGGGCGAGCTCGACGGCGAGCTCGACCGGGCCATCGCCGGCCGCCGGCGTGGCGACCGCCAGGGGAGCGGCGACGTGTGGGACGTCGAGGTCGATCCGGGGTGGACGATCGCCGGCATCCCGAACGGCGGCTACCTCCTGGCGATGCTGGGTCGGGCGGCGGTCGGCAGCGCGGCCGCCGTCGAAGGCCCCGACCATCCCCACGTGCTCACCGCCACCGCGCAGTACACCTCACCGACGCCGATCGGCCCGGCCGAGGTGCACACCGAGGTGCTGCGGCAGGGGAGGCGGATGAGCCAGGTGCGGGCTCGACTGGTGACCGGCGACCTCGTCCACGTCGACGTGTCGTTCACGCTCGGCCGCCTCGACCCCGACGCCACACCCTGGTGGACCGACGCGGTCGCGCCCGACGCCACGGCCCCCGAGGACTGCCCGCGCACGTCGTCGAGCGGGCCCGACCGGCCGCCGCTGGCGCTGCTGGACCACGTCGACCAGCGCATCGACCCGCAACACGGCTTCGCGTTCGATCGGCCGTCGGGCCACGGCCAGTTCTGGGCGTGGGTGAGCCTGGCCGACGGCCGCCCCCACGACCCGATGTCGCTGCTGTTGGCCGTCGACGCCGTGCCGCCGGCGACGATCGGCCTGGGCACCACCGGCTGGGTGCCCACCCTGTCGCTCACCGCCTACGTGCGGGCGGTCCCGGCACCCGGGCCGGTGCTGGTCCACCAGCGGGCCCGGCTCGTGGAGGACCAGCTGGTCGACGAGGTGTGCGACGTGTGGGACAGCCGGGGGCGCCTCGTCGCCCAGGCGACGCAGCTCGCGGCGGTCCGGGTCGACGGCCCCGCCGTGAAACCTTCGGAGAACCGCTAG
- a CDS encoding winged helix DNA-binding domain-containing protein encodes MRRIDDDERRARLGRRHHLAVEARGDDVVDVARSLVGFHATDPASVYVSAWARTAGVEPGDMSGALYDDRRLVRMLGMRRTMFVVPTTSLPVVQAACTDGVAERERRRIVKLLGDVGIADSEAWLKETKAATLAALDARGEAFAAELSVDVPALRTKFSYGEGKSYATETTMTSQMMNNLGAEGAIVRGRPRGDSWAGSQYRWSHASRWFPALPATLSKAGAQAELVRQWLAGFGPGTVADLKWWTGLGLGEVRTALAAIGAVDVELEHGGAAVVLPDDVEPVATPEPWVALLPALDPTPMGWTERDWYLGEHRPVLFDRNGNIGPTVWSDGRIVGGWGQRRTKRKGDPADGEIVVRLLDDVGAEKAALVAAEAERLHTWIGDVRFTPRFRTPLERELTAG; translated from the coding sequence GTGCGGCGGATCGACGACGACGAGCGGCGGGCCCGGCTGGGGCGGCGCCACCACCTGGCCGTCGAGGCGCGGGGTGACGATGTGGTCGATGTCGCCCGGTCGCTGGTCGGGTTCCACGCCACCGATCCGGCGAGCGTCTACGTGTCGGCCTGGGCCCGCACGGCCGGCGTCGAGCCCGGCGACATGTCCGGAGCCCTGTACGACGACCGGCGCCTGGTCCGCATGCTGGGCATGCGGCGGACGATGTTCGTGGTGCCGACCACGTCGCTGCCGGTGGTCCAGGCGGCCTGCACCGACGGCGTCGCCGAGCGGGAGCGGCGCCGGATCGTGAAGCTGCTGGGCGACGTGGGCATCGCCGACAGCGAGGCGTGGCTGAAGGAGACCAAGGCCGCCACGCTCGCCGCGCTCGACGCCCGGGGCGAGGCGTTCGCCGCCGAGCTGTCGGTCGACGTCCCCGCCCTGCGCACGAAGTTCAGCTACGGGGAGGGCAAGAGCTACGCCACCGAGACGACGATGACCTCGCAGATGATGAACAACCTCGGCGCCGAGGGGGCGATCGTACGGGGCCGTCCCCGGGGCGACTCGTGGGCGGGCAGCCAGTACCGCTGGTCGCACGCCTCCCGGTGGTTCCCCGCGCTGCCGGCGACCCTGTCCAAGGCCGGGGCGCAGGCCGAGCTGGTGCGGCAGTGGCTGGCCGGGTTCGGTCCGGGCACGGTCGCCGACCTGAAGTGGTGGACCGGCCTGGGGCTGGGCGAGGTCCGCACGGCCCTGGCCGCGATCGGCGCCGTCGACGTCGAGCTGGAGCACGGGGGCGCGGCCGTGGTGCTGCCCGACGACGTCGAGCCCGTCGCCACGCCCGAACCCTGGGTGGCGCTGCTGCCGGCGCTCGACCCGACCCCGATGGGCTGGACCGAGCGTGACTGGTACCTGGGCGAGCACCGCCCCGTGCTGTTCGACCGCAACGGCAACATCGGGCCCACGGTCTGGTCCGACGGGCGCATCGTGGGCGGCTGGGGCCAGCGGCGCACGAAGCGCAAGGGCGACCCGGCTGACGGCGAGATCGTGGTCCGCCTGCTCGACGACGTCGGTGCCGAGAAGGCGGCCCTCGTGGCGGCCGAGGCCGAGCGCCTGCACACGTGGATCGGCGACGTCCGCTTCACGCCCCGCTTCCGCACCCCCCTGGAACGCGAGCTGACTGCGGGCTGA
- a CDS encoding Fur family transcriptional regulator — translation MDAVAVGAAGDGVSASSPLLDRLRSRGWRITPQRRAVVQALAGEHVHRTADQVHASARVVVPEVSLATVYNTLNELVSMSEISAINVGDGSTRYDPKVGPDHHHLICDGCGRIYDVEPSGVEAVALSGAQRHGMRIDSIEVVFRGRCEDCAT, via the coding sequence ATGGATGCTGTGGCTGTGGGAGCTGCCGGTGACGGTGTGAGCGCGTCGAGTCCCCTGCTCGACCGGTTGCGGTCACGCGGCTGGAGGATCACCCCGCAGCGGCGCGCCGTCGTGCAGGCGCTGGCCGGCGAGCACGTCCACCGCACGGCCGACCAGGTGCACGCCTCGGCCCGGGTGGTGGTGCCCGAGGTGAGCCTCGCCACCGTCTACAACACGCTCAACGAGCTGGTCAGCATGAGCGAGATCAGCGCCATCAACGTGGGCGACGGGTCCACCCGGTACGACCCGAAGGTCGGCCCCGACCACCACCACCTGATCTGCGACGGCTGCGGCCGCATCTACGACGTGGAGCCCTCCGGCGTCGAGGCGGTGGCCCTGTCGGGCGCGCAGCGCCACGGCATGCGGATCGACTCGATCGAGGTCGTGTTCCGGGGCCGCTGCGAAGACTGCGCCACCTAG
- a CDS encoding TIGR03564 family F420-dependent LLM class oxidoreductase, protein MRYGLMIETGGTVAEVTDRVRAVADAGIPAAGMSQIFGYDALTVLAVAGSQVPDVELVTGVVPTYPRHPFMLAAQALTVQAATGGRLTLGIGLSHKLVVEGMWGLSFDRPLRHMREYLEVLLPLLRGEAVNFEGETIQARVGLEIDAPAPDVLVAALGPKMLELTGRVADGTMTWMTGAKTIEAHTMPDITAAAEAAGRRAPRVAVSLPVSVTADVDAARAQANDTFAIYGTLPSYRAMLDREGAAGPGDVAIVGDEDSVAAQLGHFADIGATDFIVAPFGSRDDQARTKALVADLARTGA, encoded by the coding sequence GTGCGCTACGGACTCATGATCGAGACGGGTGGGACGGTCGCCGAGGTGACGGACCGGGTGCGGGCGGTCGCCGACGCCGGCATCCCGGCAGCCGGCATGTCGCAGATCTTCGGCTACGACGCGCTGACCGTGCTCGCCGTCGCCGGCAGCCAGGTGCCGGACGTCGAGCTGGTCACGGGAGTGGTGCCGACCTACCCCCGCCACCCCTTCATGCTCGCCGCCCAGGCCCTCACGGTGCAGGCGGCCACGGGTGGGCGGCTCACGCTGGGCATCGGCCTCTCCCACAAGCTGGTGGTCGAGGGCATGTGGGGCCTCTCCTTCGATCGGCCGCTGCGCCACATGCGCGAGTACCTGGAGGTGCTCCTGCCGCTGCTACGGGGCGAGGCGGTCAACTTCGAGGGCGAGACCATCCAGGCCCGTGTCGGGCTCGAGATCGACGCACCGGCGCCCGACGTGCTGGTGGCGGCCCTCGGCCCGAAGATGCTGGAGCTCACCGGCCGGGTGGCCGACGGGACGATGACCTGGATGACCGGTGCCAAGACGATCGAGGCGCACACGATGCCCGACATCACCGCGGCGGCCGAGGCGGCCGGCCGCAGGGCGCCCCGGGTGGCGGTCAGCCTGCCGGTGTCGGTGACCGCCGACGTGGACGCCGCCCGGGCACAGGCCAACGACACCTTCGCCATCTACGGCACGCTGCCGTCGTACCGGGCCATGCTCGACCGCGAGGGCGCGGCGGGGCCGGGCGACGTCGCCATCGTGGGCGACGAGGACTCGGTCGCCGCCCAGCTGGGCCACTTCGCCGACATCGGGGCCACCGACTTCATCGTCGCCCCCTTCGGCAGCCGCGACGACCAGGCCCGGACGAAGGCCCTGGTCGCCGACCTGGCCCGCACCGGCGCGTGA
- a CDS encoding PepSY domain-containing protein encodes MQRRTQLIGAAAVVVAAAGGWAGVAAAGGSDDDGSDTPISGDALDQASAAALAETGGGKVTETEVDDEESYYEVEVTLDDGSQVDVQLDKDFAVVGSESDGHDDEGPNDD; translated from the coding sequence ATGCAGAGACGTACACAACTCATAGGCGCCGCGGCGGTGGTCGTGGCTGCAGCCGGCGGTTGGGCCGGTGTCGCCGCTGCCGGAGGATCCGACGACGACGGCAGCGACACCCCGATCAGCGGGGACGCCCTCGACCAGGCGTCGGCCGCAGCGCTGGCCGAGACCGGTGGCGGCAAGGTCACCGAGACCGAGGTCGACGACGAGGAGAGCTACTACGAGGTCGAGGTCACCCTCGACGACGGCTCCCAGGTCGACGTCCAGCTCGACAAGGACTTCGCCGTGGTCGGCAGCGAGTCCGACGGCCACGACGACGAGGGCCCCAACGACGACTGA
- a CDS encoding neutral/alkaline non-lysosomal ceramidase N-terminal domain-containing protein — MSEGWNLTADSPLLPFADRDSGRARFAVAPVEPSGPEVGRQVDGLLAGAAEVDITPPPGIPKAGYSRNAHTGTGFRSRIRARVLHLRSGSTSLAVVQCDLLGGSAVLHHLVARAVAERTDVPLAGLMIGATHTHGGPGQFLGTPFYNRFASNKAGFDSAWAQQLAERIADGVVEAVETRCPARLAVGSTEVWGLTRNRSLGPHVRNLSVDDARTGPQRAYVAVNPHLHLVRVDTAAEDGGYEPLAATVVFSVHGTGVPMQSHEYNADLWAYLVDELATQITRTHGQRPVVGAIEGTHADVAPALHPGTAGHLEAQRVGRAIGSEAAALYERLEKELSDRVELAAGLREVDLTRSRSIGSITLPKRPAVGAALIAGAYENETPVVRRIPPFKAGSPKPRGRGPQGVKWVVGGPFQRFVLPLSGFPRVVPVQVLRLGHAVLVGLPFELTVETGRRIAAAVDDQAGDRGVDQVIVTSVANEYAGYCATPEEYGLQHYEGGHTLYGPQSQPFFASQVARLAEETLRTGGMSDVLAERRFDLPHHRYLPRPGGPEVERELLGPATFTDATARSDPYWEQRWRDMSPGNLQWHDPLVRLEATDGDGDGAEWQRAVTADGRTVDDQGCDVEVVHLGKDRYATRWWNPAFRSYRRHRFVLVANGTRPKLTGDPFD, encoded by the coding sequence ATGTCCGAAGGCTGGAACCTCACCGCGGACAGTCCCTTGCTGCCGTTCGCCGACCGCGACTCGGGCCGGGCCCGCTTCGCTGTCGCGCCCGTGGAGCCCTCCGGGCCGGAGGTCGGCAGGCAGGTCGACGGCCTCCTGGCCGGTGCCGCCGAGGTCGACATCACGCCGCCTCCCGGGATCCCGAAGGCCGGCTACTCCCGCAACGCCCACACCGGCACGGGGTTCCGGAGCCGCATCCGGGCCCGGGTGCTGCACCTGCGGTCGGGGTCGACGTCGCTGGCCGTCGTCCAGTGCGACCTGCTGGGCGGCTCCGCCGTGCTCCACCACCTGGTGGCCCGAGCGGTCGCCGAGCGGACCGACGTGCCGCTCGCCGGGCTGATGATCGGCGCCACCCACACCCACGGCGGCCCCGGGCAGTTCCTCGGCACCCCCTTCTACAACCGGTTCGCCTCGAACAAGGCGGGCTTCGACTCCGCCTGGGCCCAGCAGCTCGCCGAGCGGATCGCCGACGGGGTGGTCGAGGCGGTCGAGACCCGCTGCCCCGCCCGCCTGGCCGTCGGGAGCACCGAGGTGTGGGGCCTCACCCGCAACCGCTCGCTGGGCCCGCACGTCCGCAACCTCTCGGTCGACGACGCCCGCACGGGTCCCCAGCGGGCCTACGTGGCGGTCAACCCGCACCTGCACCTCGTCCGGGTCGACACCGCTGCCGAGGACGGCGGCTACGAGCCCCTCGCCGCCACCGTGGTGTTCTCGGTGCACGGCACCGGCGTGCCCATGCAGTCGCACGAGTACAACGCCGACCTCTGGGCATACCTGGTCGACGAGCTGGCGACGCAGATCACCCGCACCCACGGCCAGCGCCCGGTGGTCGGGGCGATCGAGGGCACCCACGCCGACGTCGCCCCGGCGCTGCACCCGGGCACGGCCGGCCACCTGGAGGCGCAGCGGGTGGGCCGGGCCATCGGCTCGGAGGCCGCGGCCCTCTACGAGCGGCTGGAGAAGGAGCTGAGCGACCGGGTCGAGCTGGCCGCCGGTCTGCGCGAGGTCGACCTCACCCGGTCACGCTCGATCGGGTCGATCACGCTCCCGAAGCGCCCGGCGGTGGGGGCGGCGCTGATCGCCGGCGCCTACGAGAACGAGACGCCGGTCGTGCGGCGCATCCCGCCCTTCAAGGCCGGCTCGCCCAAGCCCCGGGGCCGGGGGCCGCAGGGCGTGAAGTGGGTGGTGGGCGGCCCGTTCCAGCGGTTCGTGCTGCCGCTGTCGGGGTTCCCGCGGGTGGTGCCCGTCCAGGTGCTGCGGCTGGGGCACGCGGTGCTGGTCGGGCTGCCGTTCGAGCTGACCGTGGAGACCGGGCGCCGCATCGCCGCGGCCGTGGACGACCAGGCCGGCGATCGTGGCGTCGACCAGGTGATCGTCACCTCGGTGGCCAACGAGTACGCCGGCTACTGCGCCACGCCCGAGGAGTACGGACTGCAGCACTACGAGGGCGGCCACACCCTGTACGGGCCGCAGAGCCAGCCGTTCTTCGCGTCGCAGGTCGCCCGGCTGGCGGAGGAGACGCTGCGGACCGGCGGGATGTCCGACGTGCTCGCCGAGCGCCGCTTCGACCTCCCCCACCACCGCTACCTGCCCCGCCCGGGCGGCCCGGAGGTGGAGCGCGAGCTGCTGGGGCCGGCCACCTTCACCGACGCCACCGCCCGGTCGGACCCGTACTGGGAGCAGCGCTGGCGCGACATGTCGCCCGGCAACCTGCAGTGGCACGACCCGCTGGTGCGGCTCGAGGCGACGGACGGTGACGGTGACGGGGCCGAGTGGCAGCGGGCGGTCACGGCCGACGGCCGGACGGTCGACGACCAGGGCTGCGACGTCGAGGTGGTCCACCTGGGCAAGGACCGCTACGCCACCCGCTGGTGGAACCCGGCGTTCCGCAGCTACCGCCGCCACCGCTTCGTCCTGGTCGCCAACGGCACCCGCCCCAAGCTCACGGGCGACCCCTTCGACTGA
- a CDS encoding OB-fold domain-containing protein yields MSEPPKASELPALPRRKVFEPQSSTLSGPFWEATRERRLVLPWCTACERAIWFPREVCPHCRGTSFDWRPASGTGEVHAVSVHHQPGLGRDAADGAYAVALVQLPEGVRMMSNIVGCALEDITVGMAVRVTWQPLSDGRHLAQFEPDPEPEAEPEAGAAAGS; encoded by the coding sequence GTGAGCGAGCCCCCGAAAGCGTCGGAGCTGCCGGCGCTCCCGAGGCGCAAGGTCTTCGAGCCGCAGTCGTCGACGCTGTCGGGTCCCTTCTGGGAGGCGACGAGGGAGCGTCGGCTGGTGCTGCCGTGGTGCACGGCCTGCGAGCGGGCGATCTGGTTCCCCCGGGAGGTGTGCCCCCACTGCCGGGGCACGTCGTTCGACTGGCGGCCGGCGAGCGGCACCGGCGAGGTCCACGCCGTGAGCGTCCACCACCAGCCGGGCCTGGGCCGTGACGCCGCCGATGGTGCCTACGCCGTGGCGCTGGTGCAGCTGCCCGAGGGCGTGCGGATGATGAGCAACATCGTCGGCTGCGCCCTGGAGGACATCACGGTCGGGATGGCGGTGCGGGTCACCTGGCAGCCGCTCTCGGACGGCCGCCACCTGGCCCAGTTCGAGCCCGACCCGGAGCCCGAGGCTGAGCCCGAGGCGGGGGCGGCCGCCGGCTCCTGA